In the Ictalurus punctatus breed USDA103 chromosome 7, Coco_2.0, whole genome shotgun sequence genome, one interval contains:
- the LOC108267345 gene encoding uncharacterized protein LOC108267345, which translates to MARIIAEEEDEVRRGIGNVPLGQVTERSPCSDAHRTSSDSIPVTVDQEHLTESPNPTSEDNTRAAENSISVRKEHDENVREDELSLLMETHEDSDEEEGSNLALISDKPANATYPESSETLTADEELFIEEYSSEEVVGKESDKSSQNRHGEDFDVYLQSFSDNPNVSADEDRSEELAEKGSDKFSKKRPEEDSEEYLPSSSDEALESCDEETSDEEFTKKPFQNTIKPVIWCIDCEAVAKMVYSIQRHEKNYCCAECVSGETVEILSL; encoded by the exons ATGGCGAGAATTATTGCTGAAGAAGAGGATGAAGTTAGACGCGGAATTGGCAACGTTCCTCTTGGACAG GTGACTGAGCGTTCGCCGTGTAGTGATGCTCACAGGACGTCATCCGACAGCATACCTGTGACTGTAGACCAGGAACACCTGACTGAGTCACCAAATCCCACGAGTGAGGACAACACTCGGGCTGCTGAGAATTCCATCTCGGTGAGAAAGGAACATGACGAGAATGTGAGGGAGGATGAGCTGAGTCTCCTGATGGAAACGCATGAGGACAGTGATGAGGAAGAGGGTTCAAATCTTGCACTGATAAGCGATAAGCCTGCTAACGCAACTTACCCCGAGTCTTCTGAAACACTGACAGCTGACGAGGAACTGTTTATTGAGGAGTACAGTTCTGAAGAGGTTGTTGGGAAAGAAAGTGACAAGTCCTCTCAAAACAGACATGGAGAAGATTTTGACGTGTACCTGCAGAGCTTCTCAGACAATCCCAAtgtgagtgcagatgaggacagAAGTGAAGAGCTCGCTGAGAAAGGGAGCGACAAGTTCTCTAAAAAGAGACCAGAAGAGGATTCAGAGGAGTACCTGCCGAGCTCCTCGGATGAGGCCTTGGAGAGCTGTGATGAAGAAACGTCTGACGAGGAGTTTACCAAGAAACCATTTCAGAACACTATTAAGCCAGTAATTTGGTGTATAGACTGTGAAGCTGTAGCTAAAATGGTATACTCAATACAGCGGCACGAGAAGAACTATTGCTGTGCGGAGTGTGTCTCTGGCGAGACTGTCGAGATCCTCAGTTTATAG